In Nostoc sp. GT001, a genomic segment contains:
- a CDS encoding (2Fe-2S) ferredoxin domain-containing protein: protein MTNIIQPSDFSKIDRDSAPKCVRVCQNRTCKKQGAAKILAAFTALPIPGVTVTASSCLGQCGNGPMVLILPDMVWYSGVQPDEVSLLIENHLLGGQRVKQMLYYRFHPQKSN from the coding sequence ATGACCAATATTATTCAACCATCAGACTTCTCAAAAATAGATCGAGACTCTGCTCCTAAATGTGTGCGAGTCTGCCAAAATCGTACTTGTAAAAAGCAAGGTGCAGCCAAGATTTTAGCCGCTTTTACCGCTTTGCCAATCCCTGGTGTAACTGTAACGGCTAGCAGCTGTTTAGGACAATGTGGCAATGGACCGATGGTGCTGATATTACCCGATATGGTCTGGTATAGCGGCGTTCAACCGGATGAAGTATCTCTACTGATAGAAAATCATTTGCTAGGTGGTCAAAGAGTCAAGCAGATGCTCTATTATCGGTTTCATCCCCAGAAATCAAACTAA
- the mnmA gene encoding tRNA 2-thiouridine(34) synthase MnmA: MKKVVVGLSGGVDSSTAAAILHHQGYEVIGLTLWLMKGKGQCCSEGMIDAAELCEQLGVPHQIVDIRDVFQTHIVDYLVTGYSAGITPLPCSQCNKTVKFGPMVQYAREELGCDRIATGHYARISHDEATGRYQLLRAVDRNKDQSYFLYDLSQDLLAATIFPLGELEKTDTRRIATEYGLKTADKPESQDLCLVESNGSMRAFLDKYLAPKTGDIVDVTGKVLGQHDGVHHYTIGQRKGLGIAAAEPLYVIELDAENNKVVVGDRTKVTQPECTVNRVNWVSIAEPSTPIHAEVQIRYRSTATPATVIPLENSRVRLVFDEPQISITPGQAAVWYDGEKVLGGGIIEQFS; encoded by the coding sequence ATGAAAAAAGTCGTCGTTGGTCTTTCTGGTGGCGTTGACAGTTCCACCGCCGCAGCTATCCTGCACCATCAGGGCTATGAAGTGATTGGTTTGACTCTTTGGCTAATGAAAGGCAAAGGTCAATGTTGCTCTGAAGGTATGATCGACGCGGCTGAACTTTGTGAACAACTGGGCGTTCCCCATCAGATTGTCGATATTCGGGATGTCTTTCAGACGCATATTGTCGATTACCTAGTGACTGGTTACAGTGCGGGTATTACACCTTTGCCTTGCTCCCAGTGCAATAAAACGGTGAAGTTTGGGCCAATGGTGCAGTATGCCCGTGAAGAATTGGGATGCGATCGCATCGCCACTGGTCATTATGCCCGAATTAGCCATGACGAAGCAACTGGACGTTACCAATTATTAAGGGCTGTTGACCGCAACAAAGACCAGTCATACTTTCTCTATGATTTGTCTCAAGATTTACTTGCAGCAACGATATTTCCTTTGGGCGAACTAGAAAAAACTGACACCCGGCGGATTGCGACTGAATACGGGCTGAAAACTGCTGATAAACCAGAAAGTCAAGACTTATGCTTAGTGGAAAGTAACGGTTCCATGCGGGCATTTTTAGATAAATATTTAGCTCCCAAAACAGGCGATATTGTCGATGTCACGGGCAAAGTTTTAGGACAGCATGATGGTGTCCATCATTACACCATTGGCCAGCGCAAAGGTTTGGGAATTGCGGCTGCTGAACCATTGTATGTGATTGAATTAGATGCGGAAAATAATAAAGTAGTAGTAGGCGATCGCACCAAGGTAACTCAGCCAGAATGCACTGTAAATCGGGTAAACTGGGTTTCCATTGCCGAACCATCCACCCCAATTCATGCCGAAGTGCAAATTCGCTATCGTTCAACGGCTACACCAGCGACGGTGATTCCGTTGGAAAATTCCCGTGTGCGTTTGGTGTTTGATGAACCCCAAATCAGCATTACTCCCGGACAAGCGGCGGTGTGGTACGACGGGGAAAAAGTATTAGGTGGCGGAATTATTGAACAGTTTAGTTGA
- a CDS encoding tetratricopeptide repeat protein, with translation MLTNDTKAENQRNYQKLIVAIEASQGILNLLIAVCNDSNLREDLIQQYETELKQQDFLTYRIGVRNQDPSLRYAVAQLIEAEPDLQQDNPAVITVLGIDKLLSVKLDAPKSEEDRFFGYLQWTREALRQFRFPIVLWLTEPMLVRLVEKAPDFWSWRGGVFWFKSESVPQELASANVSQHISNTVSEEAGRLPLEEILRLIEQIEAQEKEAPLLATLYESLAEAYQQRYDSPQERQLAIKAYQKAIALQTKLGLKADLASSLEKLGNLYFEFKNEVKLAHDFYEQALLIYQEIGDKQGEANTLKSIGDVLQFLDRRDEALQRYKTASLFYQEIGDRLGEANTLRAMGDVLQFLKRSDEALQAYETAWSFYRDTGSRLGEANTLIAIGDVLRFLDRRDEALQAYETALSFYHDTGSRLGEANTLKAIGDVLQFLNRRDEALQRYEIALSSYRQIGDRLGEANILQEFGKLQENPQQALEYLQQAQNLYIQIDSIYSQSRNLAYFIANLQLNMGDSEAAINSLTDAAKLASTINYAPIQKYAQTRIDEINSTHKPRRGLKERFMQFIQQPWVKKLFFVVMFVGGIVIALVGRR, from the coding sequence ATGTTAACTAATGATACAAAAGCAGAAAATCAACGGAATTATCAGAAGTTAATCGTAGCCATAGAAGCTAGCCAGGGTATTCTAAACTTGCTAATTGCAGTTTGCAATGACAGCAATTTACGCGAAGACCTCATTCAGCAATACGAAACTGAACTCAAACAGCAGGACTTTCTTACCTATCGGATAGGGGTACGCAATCAAGACCCTAGTTTACGCTATGCCGTAGCGCAGTTAATAGAGGCAGAGCCAGATTTACAACAGGATAATCCGGCGGTAATTACAGTATTAGGTATAGATAAGTTGCTGTCGGTAAAGCTAGACGCGCCTAAATCAGAGGAAGACAGGTTTTTTGGCTATTTACAATGGACAAGAGAAGCACTGCGACAATTTCGCTTTCCGATTGTGTTGTGGTTAACTGAACCAATGTTGGTTCGCTTGGTGGAAAAAGCGCCGGATTTTTGGAGCTGGCGGGGTGGGGTGTTTTGGTTTAAAAGCGAGTCTGTACCTCAAGAATTAGCAAGCGCGAATGTTTCACAACATATATCAAATACGGTATCAGAGGAAGCAGGCCGTTTACCTCTAGAAGAAATTTTACGACTAATTGAGCAAATTGAAGCTCAAGAGAAGGAAGCGCCATTACTAGCAACGCTTTATGAGAGCTTGGCAGAAGCTTATCAACAGCGCTATGACAGTCCGCAAGAACGCCAATTGGCAATTAAGGCATATCAAAAGGCAATCGCCTTGCAAACAAAGTTGGGGTTAAAGGCTGATTTAGCTAGTAGCTTAGAAAAGTTAGGAAATCTCTATTTTGAATTTAAAAATGAGGTCAAACTAGCTCATGATTTTTATGAACAGGCACTCTTAATTTACCAGGAAATAGGCGACAAGCAAGGGGAAGCTAATACATTAAAATCTATCGGCGATGTTTTGCAGTTCCTCGACCGACGTGATGAAGCATTACAACGCTACAAAACCGCTTCGTTATTTTACCAGGAAATAGGCGATCGCTTGGGGGAAGCTAATACATTAAGAGCTATGGGCGATGTATTGCAGTTCCTCAAACGCAGTGATGAAGCGTTACAAGCTTACGAAACCGCTTGGTCATTTTACCGCGACACTGGTTCTCGCTTGGGGGAAGCTAATACATTAATAGCTATCGGCGATGTATTGCGGTTCCTCGACCGACGTGATGAAGCGTTACAAGCTTACGAAACCGCTTTGTCATTTTACCACGACACTGGTTCTCGCTTGGGAGAAGCGAATACATTAAAAGCTATCGGCGATGTATTGCAGTTCCTCAACCGACGTGATGAAGCATTACAACGTTACGAAATCGCTTTATCATCTTACCGCCAGATTGGCGATCGCTTGGGGGAAGCTAACATCCTGCAAGAATTCGGTAAGTTGCAAGAAAATCCCCAGCAAGCACTAGAATATCTCCAGCAAGCACAAAACCTCTACATCCAAATTGACAGTATCTACAGTCAAAGTCGTAATCTGGCATATTTTATCGCCAATCTCCAGTTAAATATGGGAGACTCAGAAGCCGCAATTAATTCCTTAACTGATGCGGCTAAACTCGCCAGCACCATTAACTATGCACCAATTCAAAAATACGCCCAGACTCGCATAGACGAAATCAACTCTACACATAAACCAAGACGCGGACTAAAAGAGAGATTTATGCAATTTATCCAGCAGCCGTGGGTAAAAAAATTGTTTTTTGTTGTTATGTTCGTGGGTGGTATAGTGATTGCTCTAGTGGGGCGTCGCTGA
- a CDS encoding AAA family ATPase, with amino-acid sequence MNKSLLEKFRQAYQDLELFPLITTRQMEAFRVDFANETIARLEQAVEDAPFNGKIMFAGHRGCGKSSLLAKFAKKMKRQGYFVAFFSVSDLIEMSDVNHVNILYAITLTLLSQATQSEIEISKDIEKSLLEWFTTTQTETVTRDLKYEIGMGGDFLKILTAKLKNEATFREEIKKTYERKVSELARKADEIASIIQAATGKQVLIVIDDLDKLDLALVEDIYKNNINSLFLPKFQIIYTIPISAIRNTQLLPILQSVVPKIYLMAVCKFFNPGDSRKPDGVPKEQLINLFLQILQKRIPQELIEPETARQIVLTSGGVVRELVRIARECCSQCLLLIRSEPERSDIKINQEVLQLAVKDLRNEFARPLGENLSSILVTTYENLTPKDAESEDFLSLLHGLYVLEYENDDLWYDVHPIVVEILKRKQLIK; translated from the coding sequence ATGAACAAATCTCTGCTGGAAAAGTTTCGTCAAGCGTATCAGGATTTAGAACTATTTCCGCTCATCACAACGAGGCAGATGGAAGCGTTTCGGGTTGATTTTGCTAATGAGACAATTGCCCGCTTAGAGCAAGCTGTTGAAGATGCACCGTTTAATGGCAAAATCATGTTTGCCGGACATCGCGGTTGTGGCAAGTCTAGTCTGCTGGCAAAATTTGCTAAAAAAATGAAGCGGCAGGGATATTTTGTTGCTTTCTTTTCTGTTTCTGACTTGATTGAAATGTCAGATGTTAACCATGTCAATATTTTGTATGCTATTACTTTAACTCTCTTGAGTCAAGCCACTCAATCTGAAATAGAAATCTCCAAAGATATTGAAAAATCTCTTTTAGAATGGTTTACTACTACTCAGACAGAAACAGTTACCAGAGACTTAAAATATGAGATAGGAATGGGTGGTGATTTCCTAAAAATTCTTACTGCCAAGCTCAAAAATGAAGCGACGTTTCGGGAAGAAATTAAAAAGACTTACGAACGTAAGGTTTCTGAACTCGCTCGCAAAGCTGATGAAATTGCCTCTATCATTCAAGCTGCTACTGGTAAGCAAGTTCTGATCGTCATTGATGACTTGGATAAGCTGGATTTGGCCTTGGTTGAAGATATTTATAAAAATAATATTAATTCTTTATTTCTACCTAAGTTTCAGATTATCTATACAATTCCTATTTCGGCAATTCGTAACACTCAATTACTTCCCATTCTCCAATCAGTTGTGCCTAAGATATATCTGATGGCTGTCTGTAAGTTCTTCAATCCAGGAGATAGCCGCAAACCCGATGGAGTACCCAAGGAACAACTGATTAACTTGTTTTTGCAAATTCTTCAAAAGCGGATTCCACAGGAATTAATTGAACCGGAAACTGCAAGGCAAATTGTCCTTACTAGCGGCGGTGTAGTGCGAGAATTGGTGCGAATAGCTAGAGAATGTTGCTCTCAGTGTTTATTGCTGATTCGTTCTGAACCAGAACGCTCGGATATCAAGATTAATCAAGAAGTTCTGCAATTAGCAGTCAAAGATTTGCGGAATGAATTTGCCCGCCCCTTGGGTGAAAATTTGAGTAGTATATTAGTAACGACATACGAAAATCTCACACCCAAAGATGCTGAAAGTGAGGATTTTCTCTCGCTGCTGCATGGATTATACGTGCTGGAGTATGAGAATGATGATTTGTGGTACGACGTGCATCCCATTGTGGTGGAGATACTCAAGCGTAAGCAGTTGATTAAATAA
- a CDS encoding DUF1499 domain-containing protein has protein sequence MSRLLTAFRQKLLRSIAFAILLTLISSLILPGASWAASSLGVENGHLSSCPASDNCVVSQNADAKHAIDPIPYHVDRNAAREILLKVIGVVPRTEIVEQTDNYIHALSKSRIFQFVDDVEFYLPPNESVIHLRSASRVGESDLGVNRRRAEQIRLALRDLNI, from the coding sequence ATGTCCCGTCTACTAACAGCGTTCCGGCAGAAATTATTACGGAGTATCGCTTTTGCAATACTCTTAACTTTGATTAGTAGTTTAATACTTCCTGGGGCTAGTTGGGCTGCTTCTAGCTTGGGAGTTGAGAACGGTCATCTGAGTTCTTGTCCAGCTTCAGACAACTGTGTTGTCAGTCAAAACGCAGATGCCAAACACGCTATCGACCCGATTCCTTATCATGTAGACCGTAATGCAGCTAGAGAAATCTTACTAAAAGTTATCGGTGTTGTTCCGCGTACAGAAATTGTAGAACAAACAGATAATTACATCCATGCTCTTTCTAAAAGCCGCATCTTTCAATTTGTTGATGATGTAGAATTTTATTTACCTCCTAATGAGTCAGTAATTCATCTGCGCTCGGCTTCTCGCGTGGGAGAATCCGATCTCGGTGTCAACCGCAGACGAGCCGAGCAGATTCGTCTGGCTCTACGCGATTTAAACATTTGA
- the sat gene encoding sulfate adenylyltransferase — MSHNPDAIAPHGGQLVNRIATPEQRAEFLSKADFLPRVELDDRAVSDLEMIAIGAFSPLTGFMNQEDYDRTVTEMRLANGLVWSIPITLSVSEEVASPLQEGGLIRLDNSRGEFIGVLQLTQKYNYDKTREAIKVYRTDDVKHPGVQVLYNQGTVHLAGDIWLLQREPHPQFPTYQIDPAASRQLFKDKGWKTIVGFQTRNPIHRAHEYIQKCALEIVDGLFLHPLVGATKEDDIAADVRMRCYEILLEHYYPLDRVSLAINPAAMRYAGPREAIFHALVRKNYGCTHFIVGRDHAGVGDYYGTYDAQYIFDEFEPSELGIVPMKFEHAFYCTRTKQMATSKTSPSRPEERIHLSGTKVREMLRRGELPPPEFSRPEVAAELARAMRIEVPA; from the coding sequence TTGAGTCACAATCCAGATGCCATAGCCCCCCACGGTGGACAGTTGGTTAACCGTATCGCCACACCAGAACAAAGAGCAGAGTTTCTCTCAAAAGCTGACTTTTTGCCGCGAGTGGAACTAGACGATCGCGCCGTTTCTGATCTAGAAATGATTGCGATCGGTGCTTTTAGTCCGCTGACGGGTTTTATGAACCAGGAAGACTACGATCGCACTGTCACAGAAATGCGATTAGCTAACGGTCTTGTGTGGTCAATCCCGATTACACTATCGGTAAGCGAAGAAGTAGCTTCCCCCTTACAAGAAGGCGGCTTAATCCGTCTGGATAACTCCAGAGGCGAATTTATCGGAGTTTTGCAACTCACCCAAAAGTATAACTACGACAAAACCCGCGAAGCAATCAAAGTCTACCGCACTGATGATGTCAAACATCCCGGTGTGCAGGTACTCTATAACCAAGGTACTGTACATCTGGCGGGTGATATTTGGTTGTTGCAACGCGAACCTCATCCCCAGTTTCCCACTTATCAAATCGATCCAGCTGCCTCACGGCAACTATTTAAAGACAAGGGTTGGAAAACCATCGTCGGCTTTCAAACTCGCAACCCCATCCACCGCGCCCATGAATATATTCAAAAGTGCGCTTTAGAAATCGTTGATGGTCTATTTTTGCACCCATTAGTCGGGGCGACAAAAGAAGATGATATTGCCGCTGACGTGCGGATGCGCTGCTATGAAATTTTGCTGGAACATTATTACCCATTAGACAGAGTAAGTTTGGCAATCAATCCCGCCGCAATGCGTTATGCTGGGCCTCGTGAGGCTATATTCCATGCTTTAGTCCGCAAAAACTACGGCTGTACTCACTTTATCGTCGGACGAGATCATGCTGGTGTCGGTGACTATTACGGCACTTACGACGCTCAATACATCTTTGATGAATTTGAACCAAGTGAATTAGGCATTGTGCCGATGAAATTTGAACACGCTTTCTACTGCACGCGCACTAAGCAGATGGCAACATCTAAAACCAGTCCCAGCAGGCCAGAAGAACGTATTCACCTATCAGGGACAAAAGTTAGGGAAATGTTGCGGCGCGGTGAATTACCTCCACCAGAATTTTCTCGTCCAGAGGTAGCAGCAGAATTGGCGCGGGCAATGCGAATAGAAGTACCAGCTTAG
- a CDS encoding caspase family protein yields MKRRTFLERIGSILAVLGITEAEWLSLGNRYYQALAQPSPRKLALLIGINQYQKIPALSGCLTDVELQRELLIHRFGFQGSDILTLTEEQASRELIEAAFLDRLGKQAKLDDVVVFHFSGYGSRVKLETSPDTMQNALVPTNAISESQDEKIVNYILEETLLLLLRSLPTNRVTAVLDTSYYAPTPVLGLKSRALPESVKAKLAAEELDFLQQLKTQKLSSTPIVLAATSNPKQSAREGLFSGFSAGLFTYVLTQYLWEFTPTTRIQVALSYMENSLSKLGSKQQPALLSSQKNQHLTSLPPDNIIGAEGAVTAIEEDGKTVQLWLAGLPPQVLLYYGVNSRFTLATTTEELVLRSRTGLTAKAQITQIEGANPLQIGQLVQEAVRVLPRNINLIIALDTGLERIERVDATSAFAAFPHVSTVVAGEKPADYLFAKLQQTPSRYGLFSLGGELISNATGEPGEAVKLTVQKLAPKLSTLLAAKLWRLTENQGSSRLALKATLEIITNISPRVIIQRETVRTCTTETSIQKSLPTPIVPIGSRMQYRVENQSDRPVYLILLGLNNNHTAIALYSWETPQEPNTADTKPLLKEVVIAPGETLTLPQTNTASEWVISGPTSECEHQLIFSTAPFNGTLAALNTAKYSTAEEGPMSPLLNSLDVVQALLQDLHNASALKTEMNVTAADSHSLDVNNWASLSFSFQVL; encoded by the coding sequence ATGAAACGTCGCACGTTTTTAGAGAGAATTGGCTCAATACTGGCGGTATTGGGGATAACTGAAGCTGAGTGGTTGTCTTTAGGAAATCGCTATTATCAGGCTTTGGCACAACCCAGTCCGCGTAAGTTGGCATTGTTAATAGGTATTAACCAATACCAAAAAATTCCAGCCCTCAGTGGTTGTCTGACGGATGTGGAACTACAAAGAGAACTTTTGATTCATCGCTTTGGTTTCCAAGGGTCAGATATCCTAACTTTAACTGAGGAACAAGCTAGTAGGGAATTGATTGAGGCGGCTTTTTTGGATCGTTTGGGTAAGCAAGCTAAACTCGATGATGTGGTCGTCTTTCACTTTAGCGGTTATGGCAGTCGTGTCAAATTAGAGACATCGCCAGATACAATGCAAAACGCTCTGGTGCCAACTAATGCCATTTCAGAATCACAAGACGAGAAAATAGTCAACTATATATTAGAAGAAACTCTACTGCTATTATTGCGATCGCTCCCTACAAATCGAGTCACAGCAGTATTAGATACTAGCTATTATGCGCCAACCCCAGTATTAGGATTAAAAAGTCGCGCCCTTCCAGAATCAGTAAAAGCAAAGCTAGCAGCAGAAGAACTAGACTTTCTCCAACAACTTAAAACTCAAAAGTTATCTAGCACGCCGATTGTCTTAGCAGCTACCTCAAATCCCAAGCAGTCTGCCAGGGAAGGACTCTTTTCTGGTTTTAGTGCTGGGTTATTTACTTACGTCTTGACGCAGTATTTGTGGGAATTCACCCCAACTACCAGAATTCAAGTCGCTCTCTCCTATATGGAAAATTCTCTATCCAAATTGGGTAGTAAACAGCAACCAGCGTTATTAAGTAGTCAGAAAAATCAACATTTAACGTCTCTACCGCCAGACAATATTATTGGTGCAGAAGGCGCGGTGACAGCCATTGAAGAAGACGGCAAAACAGTCCAGCTGTGGTTAGCAGGATTACCGCCACAAGTGCTGCTATACTACGGAGTGAATTCTCGATTTACCTTAGCAACAACAACAGAAGAATTAGTATTGCGATCGCGGACTGGGTTAACAGCAAAAGCGCAAATTACCCAAATAGAAGGTGCAAATCCCCTACAAATCGGGCAACTTGTCCAAGAAGCAGTCCGGGTTTTACCCCGAAATATTAATTTAATAATTGCTCTGGATACTGGATTGGAAAGAATTGAGCGGGTAGACGCTACAAGTGCCTTTGCTGCATTTCCCCATGTCTCTACCGTAGTCGCAGGGGAAAAACCAGCTGATTATTTATTTGCCAAACTACAGCAAACACCTAGTCGCTATGGTTTATTTTCTCTTGGTGGCGAACTAATTTCCAATGCCACTGGGGAACCAGGAGAAGCTGTAAAATTAACAGTGCAAAAGTTAGCGCCAAAATTATCAACCTTGTTAGCAGCTAAATTATGGCGACTGACAGAAAATCAAGGTTCTTCCCGCTTGGCTCTCAAGGCAACCTTAGAAATAATTACCAACATATCGCCTCGCGTTATCATACAGCGCGAAACAGTACGAACTTGCACAACAGAAACTTCGATTCAAAAATCACTCCCCACACCGATTGTCCCTATCGGTAGTCGAATGCAATATCGGGTAGAAAACCAGAGCGATCGCCCAGTATATTTAATCTTGCTGGGATTAAATAATAATCATACAGCGATCGCCTTGTATTCTTGGGAAACTCCCCAAGAACCAAACACTGCGGACACCAAACCTCTACTTAAAGAAGTCGTCATTGCTCCAGGTGAAACCCTCACTCTACCCCAAACAAATACTGCTTCCGAATGGGTGATTTCAGGGCCCACTTCTGAGTGCGAACACCAACTGATTTTTAGTACTGCCCCCTTTAACGGCACTCTCGCCGCCTTGAACACTGCCAAGTATTCCACAGCCGAAGAAGGGCCAATGAGCCCATTGTTGAATTCCTTAGACGTTGTACAAGCCTTGCTACAAGACTTACATAACGCTAGTGCCCTCAAAACAGAGATGAACGTTACAGCAGCCGATTCACATAGCTTGGATGTGAATAATTGGGCAAGTCTTAGCTTTAGTTTTCAAGTGTTGTAA
- a CDS encoding methyltransferase domain-containing protein yields MPDKWNPELYERFQAERSRPFYDLVDMVHRQENLRVLDLGCGTGNLTKYLHETLAAQETLGIDASEKMLQKARQFTGNGLRFEQRRIEENPGDGEFDVIFSNAALQWLTGHEVLFEKLRAKLRPGGQLAVQIPTMDSEPVHQIAVKTAHEFSQELKGYVRRLEVLPPETYARMLYKLGFVKQEVKLQIYGHVLPSREAVVEWYRGTLLTAYESQLDAQTYERFVERYQQKLFELLEDERPFFFPYKRILMWGRI; encoded by the coding sequence ATGCCAGATAAATGGAATCCAGAACTATACGAACGATTTCAAGCTGAAAGAAGTCGTCCATTCTACGACTTGGTAGACATGGTACATCGGCAAGAAAACTTACGAGTTCTTGATTTAGGGTGTGGAACCGGAAACTTAACTAAATATCTGCATGAAACGCTAGCAGCACAGGAGACTTTAGGGATAGATGCTTCTGAGAAAATGCTGCAAAAGGCGCGTCAGTTTACAGGCAATGGACTACGGTTTGAGCAAAGACGGATTGAGGAAAACCCAGGAGATGGGGAGTTTGATGTGATTTTTTCTAATGCGGCATTGCAGTGGTTGACGGGACATGAGGTTTTATTTGAGAAATTGCGGGCAAAACTACGACCTGGTGGACAGCTTGCCGTACAAATACCAACGATGGATAGTGAGCCAGTGCATCAGATAGCAGTTAAGACTGCACATGAATTCAGTCAAGAATTAAAAGGATATGTGCGCCGCTTAGAGGTACTTCCCCCAGAAACATATGCCCGAATGCTTTATAAATTGGGGTTTGTCAAGCAGGAAGTCAAGCTTCAAATTTATGGGCATGTGTTGCCCTCACGAGAAGCCGTGGTGGAGTGGTATCGCGGGACATTGCTAACGGCTTATGAGTCCCAACTGGATGCCCAAACCTATGAGCGATTTGTGGAACGCTATCAGCAGAAGTTATTCGAGTTGCTAGAGGATGAGCGTCCGTTCTTTTTCCCCTACAAGCGCATCTTAATGTGGGGGCGTATTTAA
- a CDS encoding cysteine synthase A: MDIKNGFVGAVGNTPLIRLNSFSEETGCEILAKAEFLNPGGSVKDRAALYIIEDAEKKGLLKPGGTVVEGTAGNTGIGLAHICNAKGYKCLIIIPDTQSQEKIDALTALGAEVRPVPAVPYKDPNNYVKLSGRVAAELENAIWANQFDNLANRLAHYETTGPEIWTQTDGKIDVWTAATGTGGTYAGVALYLKEQNPAIKCVVADPLGSGLYSYVKTGEIKIEGNSITEGIGNGRVTANMEGAPADDAIQIDDQEALRVVYQLLRKDGLLMGGSTGINVGAAVALAKQLGPGHTIVTILCDSGSRYQSRIFNPEWLASKGLSID; encoded by the coding sequence ATGGATATAAAGAATGGCTTCGTTGGCGCTGTTGGCAACACCCCTTTAATTCGCTTAAACAGTTTTAGCGAAGAAACAGGGTGTGAAATCCTTGCAAAAGCAGAATTTCTCAATCCTGGGGGTTCTGTCAAAGACCGCGCCGCACTTTACATCATCGAAGATGCAGAAAAGAAAGGTCTGCTTAAACCTGGTGGCACGGTTGTAGAAGGAACCGCTGGTAATACTGGCATTGGACTTGCACATATTTGCAACGCCAAAGGCTACAAATGTCTAATTATTATTCCCGATACCCAGTCACAAGAAAAGATAGACGCACTAACAGCACTAGGAGCAGAAGTTCGTCCCGTCCCTGCCGTACCCTACAAAGACCCAAACAACTACGTCAAGCTATCTGGTAGAGTAGCTGCTGAGTTGGAAAATGCCATTTGGGCAAATCAGTTTGATAATTTAGCCAACCGCCTCGCCCACTACGAAACCACAGGGCCGGAAATTTGGACGCAGACAGATGGTAAAATAGATGTATGGACAGCTGCAACTGGTACTGGTGGTACTTATGCTGGTGTAGCATTGTACTTAAAAGAACAAAATCCAGCAATTAAATGTGTTGTAGCCGATCCGCTGGGTAGTGGACTTTATAGCTATGTCAAAACTGGCGAAATCAAGATAGAAGGAAATTCCATCACAGAAGGCATTGGTAACGGTCGTGTCACAGCCAATATGGAAGGCGCACCTGCTGATGATGCCATCCAAATCGATGACCAAGAAGCTTTGCGAGTAGTTTACCAACTGCTGCGGAAAGATGGGTTGTTAATGGGCGGCTCAACGGGTATTAATGTTGGGGCAGCTGTTGCCTTAGCGAAGCAATTGGGGCCAGGACATACCATTGTCACCATCTTGTGTGATAGTGGTTCCCGGTATCAGTCGCGGATATTCAACCCGGAATGGCTAGCCTCAAAAGGACTTTCAATAGATTAG